DNA sequence from the Oscillatoria sp. FACHB-1406 genome:
GTAAAGATTGCGAACCGCTGGGACTGCCTAACCCCAAACTCGCGATCGCAACGCCCAGCCCTAGCATTTGTCCCAATTTTAGTCGCATATTGTTGCGTTTATTCATAAAAATTATCAAGAATTGATAGTTAGAAATCTTCCTTCATCGAACGATCCCAAGGTCTTAAAAGAAGTTGCAATTCTGCTCCCGCAACCCTCCAAACGCGGTACTCTCAAAAAAGATTCGGACTGAAGAGTTGCTGGCCGGGAATCCCGTCAATTGTGCGGCTCTTCACCCGCCCATTCAATTTTGGGGGAAAATTTTATGAACGAAAAAGTAGTATCGGGGACTCGCAATGTTGCCATTGTCGGTCCCTACTCCAGTGGTAAAACAACCCTGCTTGAAAGTATTTTATTCGTGACGGGCGCAATCACGCGCAAGGGCAGCATTAAAGACGGCAACACCGTCGGCGATAGCAGCCAAGAAGCACGCGATCGCGGCACGAGTGTTGAAGTCTCCGCCGCCAGCACCCTACTCGACGATATTCGCCTCACCTTCCTCGACTGTCCCGGTTCGGTGGAATTTGCCCAAGAAACCGACAATGCCCTCGTTGGGGCGGGTGCAGCCATTGTCGTTTGCGAACCCGTCATCGATCGCGTCCTCACCCTCGCGCCCCTTTTTAAATTCCTCGACGACTGGGAAATCCCGCATCTCGTCTTTATTAATAAGATGGATCGCGCCAACACCCAAGTCGAATTTATGGACGTTCTGCACGCGCTTAAATCCGTCTCCAGTCGTCCCCTCGTTCCTCACCAATATCCCATCCGTCAGGGCGAAGACTTAGTTGGCTACATCGATTTAGTCAGCGAACAAGCCTATCATTATCATGCTGGCAGTCCCGCCGATCCCGTTCCCCTCCCCGAAGACTTGAGAGAGGAAGAAAAGCTCGCACGGGAGGAAATGCTAGAAACCCTCTCCGAATTTGACGACCATTTATTAGAAGAACTGCTTGAAGAAATCGAACCGCCCCAAGAAGAAATTCTCCAAGATATTCGACAAGATTTAAGCGCGGACTTAATCGTTCCCGTCTTTTTTGGCATCGCCGAACAAGACTACGGCGTGCGCCCACTCCTCGATGCGCTGATTAAAGAAGCACCCGAACCTAGCGTTACTGCCGAACGACGCGGTTTAGAAGCGGGGGCGAACGGCGAGCAAACTTTAGTACAGATTTTAAAAACCTACAATGTTTCCCAAGGCGGAAAACTTTCCCTGGCGCGGGTTTGGCAGGGCGAACTCACCGACGGTATGACGCTCAACGGCGTGCGCGCGGGCGGATTGTATCGCTTGATGGGGCAGCAGCAAGAACCGATTCAAAAAGCCTCTGTGGGGGATATTATCGCGATCGGGCGTTTGGAAGGGATTAAAACCGGGCAAACAATTAGTAATATGCCCGATAAAGCTAAAGAATTGCCGAAGGCGGAACTTTTAGAACCCGTTTACGCCCTAGCAATTGTTCCGGAAAACCGCAAAGATGAAGTTAAACTGAGTGGCGCGCTGGGCAAATTGCTGGAAGAAGATCCCGCCCTGCACTGGGAACAGCACGGCGATACGCGCGAGATTATTTTGTGGGGACAAGGCGAAATTCACTTGCAAGTCGCGCTCGATCGCCTGCGCCGCAAGTACAATCTCCCCATGACCACTCATTTGCCCCAAGTTCCTTATAAAGAAACGATTCGCAACGGCACGAACTCCCACGGGCGCTACAAACACCAAAGCGGCGGACACGGAGCTTTTGGGGATGTTTATTTAGATATTAAACC
Encoded proteins:
- a CDS encoding elongation factor G; amino-acid sequence: MNEKVVSGTRNVAIVGPYSSGKTTLLESILFVTGAITRKGSIKDGNTVGDSSQEARDRGTSVEVSAASTLLDDIRLTFLDCPGSVEFAQETDNALVGAGAAIVVCEPVIDRVLTLAPLFKFLDDWEIPHLVFINKMDRANTQVEFMDVLHALKSVSSRPLVPHQYPIRQGEDLVGYIDLVSEQAYHYHAGSPADPVPLPEDLREEEKLAREEMLETLSEFDDHLLEELLEEIEPPQEEILQDIRQDLSADLIVPVFFGIAEQDYGVRPLLDALIKEAPEPSVTAERRGLEAGANGEQTLVQILKTYNVSQGGKLSLARVWQGELTDGMTLNGVRAGGLYRLMGQQQEPIQKASVGDIIAIGRLEGIKTGQTISNMPDKAKELPKAELLEPVYALAIVPENRKDEVKLSGALGKLLEEDPALHWEQHGDTREIILWGQGEIHLQVALDRLRRKYNLPMTTHLPQVPYKETIRNGTNSHGRYKHQSGGHGAFGDVYLDIKPRDRGTGFFFHETIVGGVVPKQYIPGVEMGVREYLDRGPLGFPVVDVDVTLTNGSYHSVDSSEQAFKQAARIAMNEGMPKCKPILLEPVLTVEVCAPTEFTSKVLQLSSGHRGQILGYEGISDWKGWDRTTAYLPQAEMQNFIVELRSLTMGVGFFKWQYDHLQEVPDKLAENVVASRKDS